The Mucilaginibacter mallensis genome has a segment encoding these proteins:
- the rplK gene encoding 50S ribosomal protein L11, whose translation MAKEVGAMVKLQVKGGAANPSPPIGPALGAKGVNIMEFCKQFNARTQDKPGKVLPVVITVYVDKSFDFIIKTPPVAIQLMEATGLKSGSAEPNRKKVASVNWAQVETIAKDKMTDLNAFTVESAMKMVAGTARSMGITVSGTAPWN comes from the coding sequence ATGGCAAAAGAAGTCGGTGCGATGGTGAAACTACAAGTGAAAGGCGGCGCTGCAAACCCATCTCCACCAATTGGCCCGGCATTGGGTGCAAAAGGTGTGAATATTATGGAGTTTTGCAAGCAGTTCAACGCACGTACCCAGGATAAACCTGGTAAAGTGTTGCCTGTAGTTATTACTGTATATGTTGACAAGTCATTCGATTTTATCATCAAAACCCCTCCTGTAGCAATCCAGTTAATGGAAGCAACAGGTTTAAAAAGTGGTTCTGCTGAGCCTAACCGTAAAAAAGTAGCCAGTGTAAACTGGGCTCAGGTTGAGACTATAGCTAAGGATAAAATGACTGATTTGAATGCGTTCACAGTTGAATCAGCCATGAAAATGGTGGCAGGTACTGCCCGCAGTATGGGGATAACCGTATCAGGTACGGCACCCTGGAATTAA
- the nusG gene encoding transcription termination/antitermination protein NusG yields the protein MSDQLKWYVVRAISGKEKKVKQYIEAEINRLGISNLIPQILIPTEKYYQMRDGKKIAKERNFFPGYVLMEAALDGEIEHVIKNVNSVIGFLGDKAGNAIPLRQAEVNRILGKVDEMSAQGETMNVPYYVGENVKVMDGPFNGFSGVIEEVNEEKKKLKVMVKIFGRRTPLELNYMQVEKE from the coding sequence ATGAGTGATCAGTTAAAATGGTACGTAGTGCGTGCCATAAGTGGTAAGGAAAAAAAGGTAAAACAATATATCGAGGCTGAAATAAACCGTTTGGGAATTTCAAACTTAATACCTCAGATATTGATCCCTACCGAAAAATACTACCAGATGCGTGATGGAAAGAAGATAGCCAAAGAGCGTAACTTTTTTCCGGGATATGTGTTGATGGAAGCCGCACTTGATGGTGAGATTGAGCACGTTATAAAAAACGTTAACAGCGTTATAGGTTTCCTGGGTGATAAAGCCGGAAACGCAATACCACTTCGCCAGGCCGAAGTTAACCGTATTTTAGGTAAGGTTGACGAAATGAGCGCGCAAGGCGAAACAATGAATGTACCATATTACGTTGGCGAAAACGTTAAGGTAATGGATGGTCCTTTCAACGGTTTCAGCGGTGTTATTGAAGAGGTTAATGAAGAGAAAAAGAAATTAAAAGTAATGGTAAAAATATTCGGGCGCCGTACGCCGCTTGAGTTGAATTACATGCAAGTAGAGAAGGAGTAG
- the secE gene encoding preprotein translocase subunit SecE — translation MANVGEYIKESYIELTEKVTWPTWRELQSSAILVLVATVIISLVIFGMDQLIGFLLKSFYSSLG, via the coding sequence ATGGCTAACGTAGGTGAATATATTAAAGAATCATATATAGAGTTAACCGAGAAGGTGACCTGGCCAACCTGGCGTGAATTGCAAAGCAGCGCTATTTTAGTGTTGGTTGCAACAGTTATTATCTCGCTGGTAATATTTGGTATGGATCAGTTGATAGGCTTTTTGCTGAAAAGTTTTTATAGTTCACTAGGTTAA
- the tuf gene encoding elongation factor Tu, whose product MAKEKFDRSKPHLNIGTIGHVDHGKTTLTAAITKVLSDKGFSEARSFDSIDSAPEEKERGITINTAHVEYSTQNRHYAHVDCPGHADYVKNMVTGAAQMDGAIIVVAATDGPMPQTREHILLARQVGVPSLVVFMNKVDMVDDPELLELVEMEIRELLSFYDFPGDDIPVIQGSALGGLNGDPTWVAKIMELMDAVDAYIPIPPRLTELPFLMPVEDVFSITGRGTVATGRIERGVINSGDPVDILGMGAENLKSTVTGVEMFRKILDRGEAGDNVGLLLRGIEKTDIRRGMVICKPGSVTPHTNFKAEVYVLSKAEGGRHTPFFNKYRPQFYFRTTDVTGEITLAEGVEMVMPGDNVTITVQLINAIAMEKGLRFAIREGGRTVGAGQVTEILK is encoded by the coding sequence ATGGCAAAAGAAAAGTTTGACCGCAGTAAGCCGCACTTAAACATCGGTACAATCGGTCACGTTGACCACGGTAAAACAACCCTTACCGCAGCTATTACAAAAGTATTATCTGATAAAGGGTTTTCAGAAGCTCGTTCATTCGATTCAATCGATTCAGCTCCTGAAGAAAAAGAGCGTGGTATCACTATCAACACTGCTCACGTTGAGTATTCAACCCAAAACCGTCACTATGCTCACGTTGACTGTCCAGGTCACGCGGATTATGTGAAAAACATGGTTACAGGTGCTGCTCAGATGGACGGTGCTATCATCGTAGTTGCTGCTACTGATGGCCCGATGCCACAAACTCGTGAACACATCCTTTTAGCTCGCCAGGTAGGTGTGCCTTCATTGGTTGTTTTCATGAACAAAGTTGACATGGTTGACGATCCTGAATTATTAGAATTAGTTGAAATGGAAATCCGTGAATTATTATCATTCTATGATTTCCCTGGTGATGATATTCCAGTTATCCAAGGTTCAGCTCTTGGTGGCTTAAATGGCGATCCAACTTGGGTAGCTAAAATTATGGAATTAATGGATGCAGTTGATGCTTACATTCCAATTCCTCCACGTTTAACTGAACTTCCTTTCTTGATGCCTGTTGAGGACGTATTCTCGATCACTGGTCGTGGTACTGTTGCAACTGGTCGTATCGAGCGTGGTGTTATCAACTCAGGTGATCCTGTTGATATCTTAGGTATGGGTGCTGAGAACTTAAAATCAACCGTAACTGGTGTTGAGATGTTCCGCAAGATCCTTGACCGTGGCGAAGCAGGTGACAACGTAGGTTTATTGTTACGTGGTATTGAAAAAACTGATATCCGTCGTGGTATGGTTATTTGCAAACCAGGTTCAGTAACTCCTCACACTAACTTCAAAGCAGAAGTTTACGTATTATCAAAAGCAGAAGGTGGCCGTCACACTCCATTCTTCAACAAATACCGTCCGCAATTCTATTTCCGTACAACTGACGTAACAGGTGAAATCACCTTAGCTGAAGGTGTAGAAATGGTTATGCCAGGTGATAACGTTACCATCACTGTACAGTTGATCAACGCTATCGCAATGGAAAAAGGCTTACGTTTCGCTATCCGTGAAGGTGGCAGAACAGTAGGTGCTGGTCAGGTAACTGAAATATTAAAATAA
- the hpf gene encoding ribosome hibernation-promoting factor, HPF/YfiA family has translation MKITVQSIRFNADRKLLDFIQKKADKLDTFYDHIISGEVYLKLENVEDEANKITEIKLMLPGTQLFAKEQCKSFEEATDLAIESLRKQIGKHKQKKTIAAEAVKKAVLAETEEEF, from the coding sequence ATGAAAATCACAGTGCAATCTATTCGTTTTAACGCAGACAGAAAATTGTTGGACTTTATCCAGAAGAAAGCTGATAAGCTTGATACATTTTATGATCATATAATTAGTGGCGAAGTGTATCTGAAACTGGAAAATGTGGAAGACGAGGCAAATAAAATAACGGAGATTAAACTGATGCTACCGGGTACGCAGTTGTTCGCAAAGGAACAATGTAAGAGTTTTGAAGAGGCCACCGACCTGGCCATTGAGAGCCTCCGTAAGCAGATTGGCAAACATAAACAGAAGAAAACCATTGCTGCTGAGGCGGTTAAAAAGGCCGTTTTAGCTGAAACAGAAGAGGAGTTTTAA
- a CDS encoding tyrosine-type recombinase/integrase, with amino-acid sequence MFPERFIQHIKFEKRYSPHTVSAYQSDLDQFISYLNNPDHEDPPPAPTITHPSEVTHHLIRNWMVELMNQKLTARSINRKIATLRKYFKFLLQEGIITSNPASKINTPKIPKNLPVVVEDIKLTQMLDENEVFSHDFKGQRDKLVIETLFGTGIRLSELIGIKESDINIYEGTVKVLGKRNKQRIIPVNNELRILMTQYLELKKNQNFDNNSITLVVTNKGADAYPKLIYLIVQKYLSYISTQNKKSPHVLRHTFATSLLNRGADLNAIKELLGHANLSATQIYTHNSVERLKSIYKQAHPKA; translated from the coding sequence ATGTTTCCAGAGCGTTTTATTCAGCATATTAAATTCGAAAAGCGGTACTCCCCACATACAGTATCGGCCTACCAGTCAGATCTTGATCAGTTTATCAGCTACCTGAATAATCCCGATCATGAAGATCCTCCGCCAGCTCCAACTATAACACATCCTTCTGAGGTTACGCATCATCTCATCCGCAACTGGATGGTTGAGCTCATGAACCAAAAGCTTACGGCCCGTTCCATCAACCGTAAAATAGCCACGCTGCGCAAATACTTTAAATTTTTATTGCAGGAGGGTATTATCACCAGTAATCCTGCGTCAAAAATAAATACGCCTAAAATCCCTAAAAATCTGCCTGTAGTTGTTGAGGATATTAAGCTAACGCAGATGCTGGATGAGAACGAAGTTTTCAGCCACGATTTTAAGGGCCAGCGCGATAAGCTGGTAATTGAAACGCTATTCGGCACTGGCATAAGGCTTTCCGAACTTATCGGCATTAAAGAGAGCGACATTAATATATATGAAGGTACCGTAAAGGTTTTAGGTAAGCGTAACAAGCAACGCATCATTCCGGTGAACAATGAGCTGCGGATATTAATGACCCAATACCTGGAGTTAAAGAAAAATCAAAATTTTGATAACAATTCGATAACATTAGTCGTTACTAATAAAGGAGCTGACGCATATCCGAAGCTTATTTATTTAATAGTGCAGAAATATCTTTCCTACATATCAACCCAAAATAAAAAAAGCCCGCATGTGCTCAGGCACACATTCGCTACAAGTTTGCTGAATCGCGGCGCCGACCTTAACGCAATAAAAGAACTGCTGGGCCACGCCAATTTAAGCGCTACGCAAATTTATACGCATAATTCAGTTGAGCGATTAAAGTCTATTTATAAACAAGCCCATCCAAAGGCATAA
- the rpsU gene encoding 30S ribosomal protein S21, with translation MIIINVKDGESLDKALKRFKKKFEKTGVLRELRSRQAFEKKSVTRRHVVKHAIYKQGMNAETV, from the coding sequence ATGATCATTATTAACGTAAAAGACGGCGAATCATTAGATAAAGCATTAAAACGCTTCAAAAAGAAATTCGAAAAAACAGGTGTTTTAAGAGAGCTTCGCAGTCGCCAGGCTTTTGAAAAGAAATCTGTTACCCGCAGGCACGTGGTTAAACACGCTATCTACAAACAAGGTATGAACGCTGAAACTGTTTAA
- a CDS encoding acyl-CoA dehydrogenase, giving the protein MDTLLADTVAGFDLSVSDTQQMVGQMAKDFAERNIRPHVMEWDEAQHFPVELFKQLGELGMMGVFVPEQYGGSGFGYFEYVTVISEIAKVCGSIGLSVAAHNSLCTGHILAFGSEEQKMKWLPKLATAEWIGSWGLTEANTGSDALGMATTAVLDGDHYIVNGSKNWITHGKSGNVAVVMVRTGEKGDSHGISALVIEKGTPGFTHGKKENKLGMRASETTELIFDNCRVPKENLLGVEGEGFKQAMKVLDGGRISIAALSLGIAKGAFEAAVAYAKERKQFGQPIANFQGIAFKLADMATEIEAAELLVMQAADLKNRHEPVTKQSAMAKYFASEVAVRTATEAVQIFGGYGYTKDFPVEKYYRDAKLCTIGEGTSEIQKIVISREVLKG; this is encoded by the coding sequence ATGGATACTTTATTAGCCGATACCGTTGCAGGTTTTGATCTTTCAGTAAGCGATACGCAGCAAATGGTTGGGCAAATGGCAAAGGATTTTGCCGAACGTAACATCAGACCGCATGTAATGGAATGGGATGAGGCACAGCATTTCCCGGTTGAGCTTTTCAAGCAACTGGGCGAACTGGGCATGATGGGTGTTTTCGTACCCGAGCAATACGGTGGATCAGGTTTTGGATATTTTGAGTATGTAACCGTTATTTCGGAGATAGCTAAGGTATGTGGGTCGATAGGTTTATCGGTTGCCGCGCATAACTCTTTATGTACCGGCCATATCCTGGCTTTTGGCAGCGAAGAACAAAAAATGAAATGGCTGCCCAAATTGGCGACTGCCGAATGGATAGGCTCATGGGGACTAACCGAAGCCAATACCGGCAGCGATGCATTAGGCATGGCAACAACCGCGGTACTGGATGGCGACCATTATATAGTAAACGGATCAAAGAATTGGATAACCCACGGAAAATCGGGCAACGTAGCTGTGGTTATGGTCCGCACTGGTGAAAAAGGCGATTCGCATGGTATATCTGCCCTGGTTATTGAAAAGGGTACGCCCGGTTTCACTCACGGCAAAAAGGAAAACAAATTAGGCATGCGCGCTTCGGAAACTACGGAACTGATATTTGATAATTGCCGTGTACCTAAAGAGAATTTACTGGGCGTGGAAGGCGAAGGCTTTAAACAGGCCATGAAAGTATTGGATGGCGGGCGTATCTCCATTGCGGCCTTATCATTAGGTATAGCCAAAGGTGCTTTTGAAGCAGCAGTGGCATATGCCAAAGAACGTAAACAATTCGGTCAGCCGATAGCTAATTTCCAGGGTATCGCGTTTAAACTGGCTGATATGGCTACGGAGATAGAAGCCGCCGAACTATTGGTTATGCAGGCCGCCGACCTTAAGAACAGGCACGAACCGGTAACCAAACAATCGGCTATGGCCAAATACTTTGCATCCGAAGTAGCGGTGCGTACAGCTACCGAAGCAGTACAGATCTTCGGTGGTTATGGCTATACCAAGGATTTCCCGGTTGAGAAATATTACCGCGATGCCAAACTATGCACCATAGGTGAGGGGACTTCGGAAATACAAAAGATTGTGATTAGCAGGGAAGTGTTGAAGGGGTAG
- a CDS encoding GNAT family N-acetyltransferase, with translation MHSSSITIRDAVEQDLPQILDIYNDVILTTTAVYSEMPHTLEMRATWFKERKEAGFPVIVAEQDGVIVGFGTYGHFRVWPCYRFTVEHSVYVRKDKRGQGISKILLSEIITLARNANMHALIAGIDSENEISLLLHQKFGFEEVARFKEVGFKFDRWLDLIFMEMILN, from the coding sequence ATGCATTCATCATCCATAACCATAAGAGATGCCGTGGAGCAGGATCTGCCCCAAATTCTCGATATCTATAATGATGTGATACTCACCACCACTGCCGTGTACAGCGAAATGCCACATACGCTGGAGATGCGTGCCACATGGTTCAAAGAGCGTAAGGAGGCAGGTTTTCCGGTTATTGTGGCGGAGCAGGATGGTGTAATAGTCGGTTTTGGCACTTACGGACATTTTCGTGTTTGGCCATGTTATCGGTTTACAGTAGAGCATTCGGTATATGTGCGTAAGGATAAACGCGGACAAGGCATCAGCAAAATATTACTCAGCGAAATCATCACCCTGGCTCGGAATGCAAATATGCACGCGCTGATAGCCGGAATAGACAGCGAGAATGAAATAAGCCTGTTATTGCACCAGAAATTCGGGTTTGAAGAGGTAGCGCGGTTTAAGGAGGTCGGTTTTAAGTTTGATAGATGGCTGGATTTGATATTTATGGAGATGATTTTGAATTAG
- a CDS encoding RsmB/NOP family class I SAM-dependent RNA methyltransferase — MKAINQLKTFQRILEEYPAETPLSKFLPGFYRQNKQMGSTDRRVANRLIYNYFRLGNALPNLPADERLVIAEFLCNTQINSFLQHFKPDWAACIAFSINEKLALVKAAYKDFNLGDVFPWSAQISGGIDKNAFLKSFFVQPDLFIHVHNGYDHLVKVELNKAEIAFKDEGNGCFSLPNGTRLETVFPNQHWFEVQDYSSQQTANYFKPQKWDQWWDACAASGGKSLLLHELEPDIKLVVSDIRESILTNLDERFQQGGLRKYQKKLLDLTQNPDQVLHDYEFDGIILDAPCSGSGTWGRTPEMIAQFNPQKIEFFQKLQQNIARNVVKFLKPGKPLIYITCSAFKAENEDVVEFLVKELGLKLEEQQVLKGYTNKADTMFVARLSP; from the coding sequence ATGAAGGCGATAAACCAGCTTAAGACATTTCAGCGGATTTTAGAAGAGTACCCGGCCGAAACGCCTCTAAGCAAATTCCTACCCGGTTTTTATCGCCAGAACAAACAAATGGGGTCGACCGACAGGCGGGTTGCCAACCGTTTGATCTATAATTACTTTCGATTAGGTAATGCCCTGCCAAATCTCCCAGCCGATGAGCGCCTTGTAATTGCAGAATTTTTGTGCAATACACAGATAAACTCCTTTCTGCAGCATTTTAAACCGGATTGGGCGGCATGTATAGCTTTTAGCATTAATGAAAAACTGGCGTTGGTAAAGGCGGCTTATAAGGATTTTAATTTGGGTGATGTTTTTCCGTGGTCGGCACAGATCTCGGGAGGGATTGATAAGAATGCTTTTTTGAAGTCGTTTTTTGTACAGCCCGATCTTTTTATACATGTGCATAACGGCTACGACCACCTGGTAAAAGTCGAACTGAATAAAGCCGAGATCGCTTTTAAGGATGAGGGCAATGGCTGCTTCTCGCTGCCCAACGGTACCCGTTTGGAAACTGTTTTCCCGAACCAGCATTGGTTTGAGGTGCAGGATTATTCGTCACAACAAACGGCCAACTACTTTAAACCTCAAAAATGGGATCAGTGGTGGGATGCCTGCGCTGCTTCGGGTGGTAAATCGTTGCTGCTGCATGAGCTGGAACCCGATATTAAACTGGTGGTGTCCGATATCCGTGAATCTATATTAACTAACCTGGATGAGCGCTTTCAGCAAGGCGGTTTGCGCAAGTACCAGAAAAAACTCCTCGACCTTACCCAAAACCCCGATCAGGTTTTGCATGATTATGAGTTCGACGGGATCATTCTCGATGCCCCGTGCAGTGGTTCAGGCACCTGGGGCCGTACACCGGAGATGATCGCCCAGTTTAATCCGCAGAAAATAGAATTCTTCCAAAAGCTACAGCAAAACATTGCCCGCAACGTGGTGAAGTTCCTAAAACCCGGCAAACCGCTTATTTACATCACTTGTTCAGCCTTTAAAGCAGAAAACGAGGATGTGGTTGAGTTTTTAGTTAAAGAGTTAGGGTTGAAATTAGAGGAACAACAGGTGTTAAAAGGTTATACTAATAAGGCTGATACGATGTTTGTGGCGAGGCTGAGCCCATAA
- a CDS encoding ABC transporter substrate-binding protein: protein MTSVRNRLQPLSGSRGLLFLVIALIVGACSPKLRPVPTPVKSPEAPVKVVPPPAKPTAPKVSVISLLLPFGLDHIGPGAAYTDISLKKARIAADYYLGFKLALDSLTSYGYNYKLQLYDSKDDPALAHKLAYNPQVRASDLIVGPVFPDDMKAFISVLTSARKPIVSPLSPESPSTFNNQNLVTVNPPLDYHAWCTAQYINDQVKPQKVFILQSGYSVDNDYIIPFTKAIDSLSGKHIKVITLTVKKGQLSPLITQLSRTKQNVFVIPSTDQAFLTVTLRSLDTLLKHYPVTVFGHPSWARFSFLNTNILQHLKTHITAADHVDYKAAQTITFIRKYRNTYHTEPTSYAVKGFDEGLYFGQLLGTDNLKNLGSTDFTGLHNDFHFIKKTGTGWVNTHVNLLLYTNFELKQVQ from the coding sequence ATGACATCAGTTCGAAACCGCCTGCAACCATTGAGTGGGAGTAGGGGTTTATTATTTTTAGTAATAGCACTGATAGTGGGTGCCTGTTCGCCTAAATTGCGGCCGGTACCCACACCTGTAAAATCACCCGAAGCACCTGTAAAAGTTGTTCCGCCGCCTGCAAAGCCAACTGCGCCAAAAGTATCGGTAATATCATTATTGCTGCCTTTCGGACTGGATCATATTGGGCCGGGAGCGGCTTATACTGATATCAGCCTAAAAAAAGCTCGTATAGCTGCCGATTATTACCTTGGCTTTAAGCTCGCGTTGGATTCACTTACCTCATATGGCTATAACTATAAATTACAGCTATACGATTCAAAGGATGACCCTGCGCTGGCGCATAAACTGGCCTATAACCCACAAGTAAGGGCAAGCGATTTGATTGTCGGCCCGGTTTTTCCGGATGATATGAAGGCTTTTATCTCAGTGCTCACCAGCGCGCGTAAGCCGATTGTTTCGCCGCTCTCGCCGGAGTCGCCGTCTACCTTTAATAATCAGAATTTAGTAACAGTTAACCCACCGCTGGACTACCATGCATGGTGTACGGCACAGTACATAAATGACCAGGTGAAGCCACAAAAGGTTTTTATACTGCAATCAGGCTATAGCGTTGATAATGATTATATTATTCCTTTTACAAAAGCTATCGACAGTTTGAGTGGAAAACATATAAAAGTAATAACGCTAACGGTGAAGAAAGGGCAGCTGAGTCCGTTGATTACGCAGCTTTCCAGAACCAAACAAAATGTGTTTGTTATTCCCTCAACCGACCAGGCATTTTTAACAGTTACCTTACGATCATTAGATACCTTATTGAAGCATTACCCGGTAACTGTGTTTGGTCACCCAAGCTGGGCGCGTTTTTCTTTTTTAAATACCAATATTTTGCAGCATCTAAAAACACATATAACTGCTGCCGATCATGTGGATTATAAAGCTGCGCAAACTATAACTTTTATCCGAAAATACCGTAATACATACCATACTGAGCCTACCAGTTATGCTGTAAAAGGCTTTGATGAGGGCTTGTATTTTGGGCAATTGCTGGGTACAGATAATTTAAAGAATTTGGGTAGTACAGATTTTACCGGCTTGCATAATGATTTCCATTTTATAAAGAAAACCGGTACGGGTTGGGTTAACACACATGTAAACCTGTTATTATATACTAATTTTGAATTAAAACAGGTACAATGA
- the guaA gene encoding glutamine-hydrolyzing GMP synthase → MQEKILILDFGSQFTQLIARRVRELNIYCEIHPFNHVPEVDSTVKGIILSGSPYSVRQDDAPNFDFKKFHKTLPLLGVCYGAQHIAHNNGGEVMKSSTREYGRANLHYIDQENKLFKNIPLESQVWMSHADTIARVGDDFEIIASTDTVKVAAYHIKGTETFGIQFHPEVTHSIDGKQLLQNFLVDICGCSQDWTPDSFIESTIANLKEKLGDDKVVLGLSGGVDSSVAAVLLHHAIGKNLHCIFVDNGLLRKDEYQSVLDSYQHMGLNIKGVDAKSRFYDALAGISDPEKKRKAIGRVFIEVFDDEAHQVTDVKWLGQGTIYPDVIESVSVKGPSATIKSHHNVGGLPDFMKLKVVEPLNTLFKDEVRRVGKALGIDPNILGRHPFPGPGLAIRILGDVTPEKVQILQEADAIYINNLRSYGVYDKVWQAGAIFLPVQSVGVMGDERTYENVICLRAVESLDGMTADWCHLPYDLLAKISNDIINNVKGINRVVYDISSKPPATIEWE, encoded by the coding sequence ATGCAAGAAAAAATCCTCATTCTTGACTTCGGCTCTCAGTTTACTCAATTGATAGCGCGCCGTGTCAGGGAGCTCAATATTTACTGCGAGATCCACCCCTTTAATCATGTTCCTGAAGTTGACAGCACTGTAAAAGGTATTATCCTTTCAGGCAGTCCGTATTCTGTGCGCCAGGATGACGCGCCAAACTTCGATTTTAAAAAGTTCCATAAAACTTTACCGCTTTTAGGTGTTTGCTATGGTGCACAGCACATTGCGCACAACAATGGCGGCGAGGTAATGAAATCAAGTACACGCGAATACGGAAGGGCCAACCTGCACTATATCGACCAGGAAAATAAATTGTTTAAAAATATCCCCCTTGAATCACAAGTTTGGATGAGCCACGCGGATACCATTGCCCGTGTCGGCGACGATTTTGAAATTATTGCCAGTACTGATACCGTTAAAGTTGCCGCTTACCATATAAAAGGTACCGAAACTTTCGGTATACAGTTTCATCCGGAGGTTACCCACAGTATTGACGGCAAGCAATTGCTGCAAAACTTTTTGGTTGATATCTGCGGATGTTCACAGGACTGGACACCGGATTCTTTCATAGAAAGCACCATTGCCAACCTGAAAGAAAAACTGGGTGATGATAAAGTAGTATTAGGCTTATCGGGCGGTGTTGATTCATCTGTTGCGGCGGTATTGCTGCACCATGCTATCGGCAAAAACCTGCATTGCATTTTTGTTGATAACGGCTTGCTGCGCAAGGATGAGTACCAATCGGTACTGGATTCATATCAGCACATGGGCCTTAATATAAAAGGGGTTGATGCCAAAAGTCGCTTTTACGATGCTTTGGCAGGCATAAGCGATCCGGAGAAAAAACGAAAAGCAATTGGCCGCGTTTTCATCGAGGTGTTTGATGATGAGGCTCACCAGGTAACTGATGTAAAATGGCTGGGCCAGGGTACTATTTACCCTGACGTTATTGAGTCGGTATCGGTTAAAGGTCCGTCGGCTACTATAAAATCGCACCATAACGTAGGTGGTTTGCCTGATTTTATGAAACTGAAGGTAGTTGAGCCGCTGAATACTTTATTTAAGGATGAAGTGCGCAGGGTTGGCAAAGCTTTAGGTATCGATCCGAATATACTGGGCCGCCATCCGTTCCCGGGCCCGGGATTGGCTATTAGAATTTTGGGTGATGTTACACCTGAGAAAGTTCAAATATTACAGGAAGCAGATGCGATTTATATCAACAATTTGCGCTCTTATGGTGTTTATGATAAAGTTTGGCAGGCCGGCGCAATATTTTTGCCGGTACAGTCGGTAGGGGTAATGGGTGATGAACGTACTTACGAGAACGTAATTTGCCTGAGAGCAGTGGAATCACTGGACGGTATGACCGCCGATTGGTGCCATTTGCCTTATGACCTGCTGGCTAAGATATCAAACGATATTATCAATAACGTAAAAGGAATTAACCGGGTAGTATATGACATCAGTTCGAAACCGCCTGCAACCATTGAGTGGGAGTAG
- a CDS encoding VOC family protein produces the protein MLKYCIPVIPSADLHKSLRFWVEGLGLIVDQEMWHEDKLVGCMVHNETLYFWLNQRAGAPIPEAYEGIRLYWTPTDIEATRERIKVMGYTVSEIELRDYGQTEFFVTDDDGYSHCFGVPTQT, from the coding sequence ATGCTGAAATATTGTATACCGGTTATCCCCAGCGCCGACTTACATAAAAGCCTGCGCTTTTGGGTAGAAGGTCTCGGCCTGATCGTAGACCAGGAAATGTGGCATGAAGACAAACTGGTTGGCTGCATGGTTCATAACGAGACCTTGTATTTCTGGCTCAACCAACGCGCAGGCGCACCGATACCAGAAGCTTACGAAGGTATCCGGCTTTATTGGACACCGACAGATATTGAAGCCACACGTGAACGAATAAAAGTGATGGGCTATACGGTATCTGAAATAGAGTTAAGGGACTATGGCCAAACCGAATTCTTTGTGACCGATGATGATGGCTATTCACACTGTTTTGGTGTCCCTACCCAAACCTAA
- a CDS encoding porin family protein: MKKILTTLVIVLSFYSLSYAQQFSQQVGRTEFGIGVGYSSAYIIESNTGYGYSSDFVSGFNVGVSADHYFSDRWSLKVKVLYDQKGWGNGYISTPSYDYQDVKFKLNYITVPVMANWHFGRTRNWYLNFGPYVGFLTSAKETTDNIDVKNSINSVDGGIALGIGIKIPISDKAKFFIEYDGQGGVVNVFKQSDGTYQNLRESFNIGINFQ, encoded by the coding sequence ATGAAAAAAATCCTTACTACACTAGTTATTGTATTAAGCTTTTACAGCTTAAGTTACGCACAACAATTTTCACAACAAGTAGGCCGTACCGAATTTGGCATAGGCGTGGGCTATAGCAGCGCTTACATTATTGAAAGCAATACGGGCTATGGTTATAGCAGCGATTTTGTAAGCGGTTTCAACGTTGGCGTTTCAGCCGATCATTATTTTTCAGACAGATGGAGCCTTAAAGTAAAGGTACTGTACGATCAAAAAGGCTGGGGCAACGGTTACATTTCTACACCTTCATATGATTACCAGGATGTGAAATTTAAACTGAATTATATCACTGTACCAGTTATGGCAAACTGGCATTTCGGCAGAACCCGCAACTGGTATTTAAATTTTGGCCCTTACGTAGGCTTTTTAACAAGCGCTAAAGAAACCACCGACAATATTGACGTAAAAAATTCCATCAATAGTGTTGACGGTGGTATAGCACTGGGTATTGGTATCAAGATCCCGATATCAGACAAAGCCAAGTTCTTTATTGAATATGATGGGCAAGGCGGTGTTGTAAACGTATTTAAACAATCTGACGGTACTTATCAGAATTTAAGAGAAAGCTTTAACATAGGTATCAATTTTCAATAA